From Polynucleobacter difficilis, a single genomic window includes:
- the rpsH gene encoding 30S ribosomal protein S8 — MSISDPIADMLTRIRNAQAVQKPMVVMPSSKIKVAIAKVLKEEGYIDGFEIKGEAAKPVLHIELKYYAGRAVIERIQRVSTPGLRIYKGRHDIPEVMNGLGVAIISTPQGVMTDRKARATGVGGEVICYVA; from the coding sequence ATGAGCATAAGCGATCCAATCGCCGACATGTTGACCCGGATTCGCAACGCGCAAGCGGTGCAGAAGCCGATGGTTGTCATGCCGTCATCAAAAATTAAAGTAGCTATCGCTAAAGTCCTGAAAGAAGAGGGCTACATCGATGGTTTTGAAATCAAAGGCGAGGCAGCGAAGCCGGTATTGCATATCGAGCTGAAGTATTACGCTGGCCGTGCTGTTATCGAACGCATTCAGCGCGTCTCTACGCCTGGATTGCGGATCTATAAAGGCCGTCACGATATTCCTGAAGTCATGAATGGTTTGGGAGTAGCAATCATTTCTACGCCCCAAGGCGTGATGACTGATCGCAAGGCTCGCGCTACTGGCGTGGGTGGCGAAGTTATTTGCTACGTCGCCTAA
- the rplF gene encoding 50S ribosomal protein L6: protein MSRVGKSPIPVPKGAEVTISGLNVTVKGPLGTLSHTLNTCIGLSQADGFINVERKDDTVESAALSGTTRALVNNMVIGVTTGFERKLSLVGVGYRAAAQGETLKLQLGFSHDIIYNLPKGVKAETPSQTEIIIKGSNKQQVGQVAAEVRAYRSPEPYKGKGVRYIDEVVHLKETKKK from the coding sequence ATGTCCAGAGTCGGAAAATCCCCCATTCCAGTACCAAAAGGTGCTGAAGTAACAATTAGTGGTTTGAATGTAACGGTCAAGGGCCCATTGGGTACCCTGAGCCATACTTTGAACACCTGCATTGGTTTAAGCCAAGCAGACGGTTTCATCAATGTCGAACGCAAAGATGACACAGTCGAGTCCGCTGCACTGTCAGGTACTACCCGTGCATTAGTCAACAATATGGTGATTGGTGTTACCACTGGCTTTGAGCGCAAGCTCAGCTTGGTAGGTGTTGGTTACCGTGCTGCTGCTCAGGGCGAAACCCTGAAATTGCAACTCGGTTTCTCGCACGACATTATTTACAACCTGCCTAAGGGTGTAAAAGCGGAAACGCCATCACAAACAGAAATCATTATTAAAGGTTCCAACAAGCAGCAGGTTGGTCAAGTTGCAGCAGAGGTTCGCGCATACCGTTCACCAGAGCCATACAAAGGCAAGGGTGTTCGTTATATCGACGAAGTCGTGCATCTCAAAGAAACTAAGAAGAAGTAA
- the rplR gene encoding 50S ribosomal protein L18 gives MNKDESRLRRARQTRIRIAEALANRLTVIRSNCHISAQVYSPCGTKVLATASTMEKDLRAAIKNGGSASAAQQIGKLIAERAVKAGVVDVAFDRSGHRYHGRIKALAEAAREAGLKF, from the coding sequence ATGAATAAAGACGAATCAAGATTAAGGCGCGCTCGGCAGACCCGCATTCGGATCGCTGAAGCATTGGCAAACCGTTTAACGGTTATCCGCAGCAACTGCCACATTTCTGCACAGGTTTATAGCCCATGCGGTACAAAAGTACTCGCAACAGCCTCAACCATGGAAAAAGATCTCCGTGCAGCAATCAAGAACGGCGGAAGCGCATCTGCAGCCCAACAAATCGGCAAGTTAATTGCTGAACGCGCTGTTAAAGCTGGCGTTGTTGACGTTGCCTTTGATCGCTCTGGCCACCGTTATCACGGCCGTATCAAAGCATTAGCTGAAGCCGCGCGTGAAGCCGGCCTGAAGTTCTAA
- the rpsE gene encoding 30S ribosomal protein S5: MAKMQTKMQSEERDDGLREKMIAVNRVTKVVKGGRILGFAALTVVGDGDGRIGMGKGKSKEVPVAVQKAMDEARRKMIKVTLRKGTLQHTVIGQHGASRVMISPAKDGTGVIAGGPMRAIFDVMGVTNVVAKSIGSTNPYNMVRATIDGLSKMSTPSEIAAKRGKSVEEILG; encoded by the coding sequence ATGGCAAAAATGCAAACCAAAATGCAATCCGAAGAGCGCGATGATGGTCTTCGCGAAAAGATGATTGCTGTTAATCGCGTAACGAAAGTAGTGAAGGGCGGCCGTATTTTAGGTTTTGCTGCACTCACTGTAGTTGGCGATGGCGATGGCCGTATTGGAATGGGCAAAGGAAAATCGAAAGAAGTTCCTGTGGCCGTTCAAAAAGCAATGGACGAAGCTCGTCGCAAGATGATCAAAGTAACGCTCCGCAAGGGCACTTTGCAACACACCGTAATCGGTCAGCATGGCGCGTCACGGGTAATGATTTCCCCAGCCAAAGACGGTACAGGTGTTATTGCCGGCGGTCCAATGCGCGCTATTTTTGATGTAATGGGCGTAACCAACGTGGTTGCAAAGTCGATTGGCTCAACCAATCCTTACAACATGGTTCGTGCAACCATCGATGGTTTAAGCAAGATGAGCACTCCTTCTGAAATTGCTGCAAAGCGCGGCAAGTCAGTTGAAGAGATTCTCGGCTAA
- the rpmD gene encoding 50S ribosomal protein L30 has translation MTTQSNSKVKLQLVRSLIGTRESHRATVRGLGLRRINSVSELQDTPAVRGMINKVSYLVKVIG, from the coding sequence ATGACAACGCAATCCAACTCCAAAGTCAAACTGCAATTGGTTCGCAGTTTGATTGGTACTCGTGAAAGTCACCGTGCGACTGTTCGCGGTTTAGGCTTACGCCGTATCAATTCGGTTTCAGAATTACAAGATACGCCTGCAGTACGCGGAATGATTAATAAAGTTTCTTATTTGGTCAAAGTCATCGGCTAA
- the rplO gene encoding 50S ribosomal protein L15 has protein sequence MQLNTIKPAEGSKKNRRRVGRGIGSGLGKTAGRGHKGQKSRSGGFHKVGFEGGQMPMYRRLPKRGFVSLTRRHVGQITLNDLEKIGLPEVDLLVLKQHGYAGEQINAVKVIKTGELKRAVTLKGLTATAGAKAAIEAAGGKLVDQA, from the coding sequence ATGCAACTCAACACAATTAAACCTGCAGAAGGTTCTAAGAAAAATCGCCGCCGCGTTGGACGCGGTATCGGTTCTGGCCTTGGTAAAACAGCTGGTCGTGGACATAAGGGACAAAAGTCCCGTTCAGGCGGCTTTCATAAAGTTGGTTTCGAAGGCGGTCAAATGCCAATGTATCGTCGTCTGCCAAAGCGCGGCTTCGTGTCCTTGACACGCCGTCACGTTGGCCAGATTACATTGAATGATCTTGAAAAGATTGGCTTGCCAGAAGTAGATCTTTTGGTTTTGAAGCAGCATGGTTATGCCGGTGAGCAGATCAATGCCGTTAAGGTAATTAAGACCGGCGAGCTCAAGCGCGCTGTCACTTTAAAAGGCTTAACCGCAACAGCAGGCGCAAAAGCGGCCATTGAAGCTGCTGGCGGTAAGTTGGTTGATCAGGCTTAA
- the secY gene encoding preprotein translocase subunit SecY, translating to MALGSSNTQGAAQAGGKFGDLRRRLVFLLLALIVFRIGAHIPVPGIDPNQLAELFSGQKDGILGMFNLFSGGALSRFTVFALGIMPYISASIIMQLTTIIVPSLEAMKKEGPAGQRKITQYTRYATVVLATFQALGISVALEAQPGLVIDPGMAFQIYTVITLVTGTMFLMWLGEQITERGLGNGISIIIFAGIVSGLPSAIGGLMELVRTGSMSILAGLFIVLIVIAVTYFVVFVERGQRRILVNYAKRQVGNKVYGGQSSHLPLKLNMAGVIPPIFASSIILFPATIAGWFTSGEPTNMFSSVIKDLAATLAPGQPVYVILYATAIIFFCFFYTALVFNSRDTADNLKKSGAFVPGIRPGDQTARYIDKILVRLTLGGAIYMVLVCLLPEFLVLKYNVPFYFGGTSLLIIVVVAMDFMSQVQSFVMQQQYGSLMKKANFKMGITQ from the coding sequence ATGGCACTCGGCTCTTCCAACACGCAAGGCGCTGCGCAAGCAGGGGGCAAGTTCGGCGATTTACGCCGACGCTTGGTTTTCCTGCTGCTCGCTTTGATCGTGTTCCGAATCGGTGCGCATATTCCAGTACCTGGTATTGATCCAAATCAGTTGGCTGAATTATTTTCAGGCCAAAAAGATGGCATCTTGGGAATGTTTAATCTGTTCTCAGGTGGCGCACTGTCCCGCTTCACCGTATTTGCACTTGGCATCATGCCTTACATTTCTGCATCGATCATCATGCAGTTAACAACAATCATTGTTCCATCGCTCGAGGCGATGAAAAAAGAAGGTCCTGCTGGCCAGCGCAAAATTACGCAATACACCCGCTATGCAACCGTTGTTTTGGCAACCTTCCAAGCGTTGGGTATTTCTGTGGCACTGGAAGCCCAGCCTGGTCTTGTAATTGACCCCGGTATGGCATTTCAGATTTACACCGTGATTACCTTGGTTACTGGAACGATGTTCCTGATGTGGCTTGGTGAGCAAATTACTGAGCGCGGTTTAGGTAACGGCATTTCAATCATTATTTTTGCTGGAATTGTGTCTGGTTTACCCAGTGCAATTGGTGGCTTGATGGAGTTGGTTCGTACTGGCTCCATGAGCATCTTGGCTGGTCTATTCATTGTGCTCATCGTGATTGCAGTGACTTATTTCGTAGTATTTGTTGAGCGTGGCCAGCGACGCATCCTGGTGAATTATGCAAAGCGCCAGGTTGGTAACAAAGTGTATGGCGGTCAGTCATCCCATTTGCCTTTGAAGCTCAATATGGCTGGAGTTATCCCCCCCATTTTTGCTTCATCGATTATTTTGTTCCCTGCAACGATTGCTGGCTGGTTTACCTCAGGCGAACCCACCAATATGTTTAGTAGCGTGATTAAAGACTTAGCGGCGACATTGGCTCCAGGTCAGCCGGTGTATGTGATTCTGTATGCCACAGCCATTATTTTCTTCTGCTTCTTTTACACCGCTTTGGTATTCAACAGCCGTGACACAGCAGATAACTTAAAGAAGAGCGGCGCTTTTGTTCCAGGCATTCGCCCAGGCGATCAAACTGCCCGTTACATCGACAAGATTTTGGTACGTTTAACTTTGGGCGGCGCAATCTATATGGTGCTGGTCTGTTTACTACCTGAGTTCTTGGTCTTGAAGTACAACGTGCCGTTCTATTTTGGCGGTACCTCGCTC